DNA from Geobacter sulfurreducens PCA:
CGCCCTGCTCTTCGTCTACACCCTGGTGGTGTTTCTCCTGGCGTCGCTCATGCTCTACACCCAGGCCCTGCGCCGTGAGGCGGCGGCGGTCCTGGCCGATGCCCCTGAACTGGTGGTCCAGCGGATCATGGCGGGCCGGCACGACCTGATTCCGGTTGACTATAGCGAGAAAATCAGGGAGATCCGAGGGGTTCGCTCGGTGCGTGCGCGGTTGTGGGGGTACTACTACGATCCGCTCTTCGGCGCCAACTATACCCTGATGGTCCCGGAGCAGTTCACCTGGGAGCCGGGAAGCGTAGCGGTGGGGAACGGTCTGACCCGCAGCAGCATGGCGGCGAAAGACAATATCATGCCCTTCTACGATCACACGGGAACCCTGGTGACCTTTACGGTGGCCGAGGTGCTGCCGCCTTCTACGGAGATGGTTTCAGCGGACCTGGTGCTCATGGGGACGGACGATTTCCGTACACTCTTCGGCGTGCCGCAGGGCATGGCAACCGACCTCGTGGTGGAGGTCGCCAATCCAGTGGAAGTCCCCACCATCGCCGGCAAGATCGTAAAACTCCTCCCCGATACCCGTCCCATTTCCCGGGACGAGATCCTGCGCACCTACGACGCGGTCTTCAACTGGCGCAGCGGGATCATGCTGGCCGTTCTCTGTGGCGCGCTCCTCTCCTTTTTTATTTTCGCCTGGGACAAGGCCACCGGCCTGTCCGCCGAGGAACGAAAGGAGATCGGCATTCTCAAGGCGGTTGGATGGGATACCGGCGACGTGCTGGTAATGAAATTCGGCGAAGGGGCAATCATCTCGCTCACGGCATTTCTCGTGGGGGGAACCCTGGCCTACGGGCACGTCTTCTTCACCTCGGCCGCCCTGTTCGGGCCGGTACTCAAGGGGTGGTCGGTGCTCTATCCGTCGTTCCGGCTGGTTCCGCACGTCGACTTCGGGCAGCTGGCAGTGCTTTTCTTTCTTGTGGTGGTCCCCTATACCGTGGCGACCATCGTTCCCGCATGGCGGGCGGCCACCGTGGATCCCGATTCGGTCATGAGAGGGTAGCGTGATATCCCTGCACGATGTGAGCAAGATCTTCAACAGCGGCAAAGCCAACGAATACGCGGCGCTCCGGGGCATTACCGTCGATATTGCTCCCTGCCGCGTGACGGTCCTGAAAGGGCCCAGCGGCTCGGGTAAAACCACCCTGCTCAGTATCCTTGGCGGGATGGCGCGCCCTACGACCGGCCGGATCGTCCTGTTCGATCGCGAGATCACCAGTCTGCCCGAGCGGTTCCTGAGCGATATCAGGCGCCGTACCTTCGGGTTTATCTTCCAGCAGTTCAACCTGATCCGCGGCATCAGCCTGCTGGAAAACGTCATGATCCCCGCCTACCCCATGGGAGAGCGCCATGGGCTGCTCAAGGCGAGGGCCATGTCCACCCTGGAGGTGTACGGCCTTGCCGGCAGAGCCGCGACCAGGGTGGAACTCCTCTCGGGGGGGGAGATGCAGCGGGCCGCCATCGCCCGGGCCCTGATCAACGATCCGCCCGTGATCATCGCGGACGAGCCCACGGCGCACCTGGACACGAAGCTCTCCGGCGAATTCCTGGATCATATGACCCGCCTCAAGGATGAGGGGAAGACCATCATCATGGCGAGCCACGATCCGCTGGTGATCGACGCGGGGCTGGTCGACCGGATTGTGGCCATCCGCGACGGCAGGCTGGCCGACGGGGCGGCCCCGTGATCCTTCACCCGGCCGTCATCGCCCTGTTCGTCGGTTCGCTCCTGACCAGCGGCATGCTCGTGGCGACGGCGTTCTTCGCGGTTAAGATCCTGCGCCACTGGGACCTTGCCAGCGGCAGCGAACGGCAGCTTTCGTTCGAGCGCCGTACCTACCTTCTTGCCACAATCATGACCTGCTGCTGCGTGTTCCAGCTCCTGTCCCTGTTTCTCTTCATTCACGTGGCCGACAGCCTGAGCGCGCTCTTTCCCGGAGCCATGTGCGCGGCAGGGACCCTCAACCTGAATCGTTTCGGGTACCCTACGCTGGTCCTTAAAATAACCACTTTTCTGCTGGCCGGTTTCTGGCTCATCCTCAATCATGCGGACAACCAGGGATATGATTATCCCCTCATCCGGATCAAATACTCGCTGCTGCTGGTGATAACGCCGCTGCTGCTGGCCGAGACGGGACTGCAGGGGGGGTATTTTCTCTCCTTGCAGCCCCGGGTGATCACGTCATGCTGCGGGAGCCTGTTCGGCGGGGAGTCGAGCGGCATGGTTCCAACCCTGACTACCCTGGGGGATGTTCCGGCGCTCGCCACGTTGGGAGGAGTCTTAACGCTCACCCTGATCTGCGGGGGGATCTACCTGTGGCTGGGAAGGATGGGGTACCTGTTTGCCGCGTTATCCGCCGCAACCTTCGCCGTCGGCGTGGTGGGGCTGCTCTCGGCGATCCCGGTCTACATCTATGCCCTTCCCACCCACCACTGCCCCTTCTGCATGCTGCACCGCGAATACGGGCATGTGGGCTATCTCCTCTACGCGACCCTGCTTGGCGGTGGGGTGGCGGGGGTGGGTATGGGAGGGCTCCAGCCCTTCAGGCGGGTGGCGAGCCTGGCATCGTCGCTTCCTATGCTCCAGCGCCGTCTGGTCCTTTTCGCCATGGTCTGCTACGGGCTGTTCGGAGGGATCGCGGCCTGGCAGGTGATGGTTTCCGAGTTACGGCTCGTGTAGCGGACAGACCTTCAGGCAATGAAAAAAGCCCGGATCGCTCCGGGCTTTTTCGTGCATGGCGGGACACAGGCGCTATTTCGCTTTGGGGAGTTCCAGTTTCGGTTCCTGCGCCCTGCGGAACAGCAGGAAGGTTCGGCCGAGGACCTGGGCCACCTCGGCGCCGCAGGCCGAGGCCAGTTCTTCGGCAGCTTCGTGACGGTCCAGGAGGCAGCTTTCCAGGATCTTGACCTTGATCAGTTCATGGTGCTCGAGAGCCTCATCGGTCTCTTTGACAAGGGCCTCGCTGATCTCGCCCTTGCCGATGGTGATGACCGGAGCAAGGGAATGTCCCAGGCCCCGGAGGTGTCGTTTCTGTTTGCCGGTTAGCATGCGTACGGATCCTTTTCGTTGGGTGAATGCAGATGGTATAGCACGAAAAGGGGCGCGGCACAACCGGCCCCATGCCCCGTCACTCGCAGACCGGCTCCACCGTCTCCAGATAGCGGGCGAGCAGGTTGATGAAGTACGCGACTGCCGGCCAACGGCCTTGGGCCGCCGCGAGTTCGATCAGTTCGCCGATGGCGCTCACGGCATCGAAGCCGAACGAGCTCCCCGCTCCCTTGATGTTGTGGGCTATCTTCCGGATGAGGGACGAATCCCCATGCGCGAGTGCGTCATGGAGCGATGCCACGTCTTGCCGGCGTCGCTCAATGAACACCGGCACGATGTCGATGAGTTCGGGGTCAACCTTGACCCGGTATGTCCTGGGGGGTCGTCCTGCCATGCGGTCTCCCTGTTACTGCCGCGCCAGTTCTGCCACCGTGCGCAGCAGGGTGTCCTTTCTGATCGGTTTCGAGAGATGGCTCGTGCATCCCGCTTCAATGGTTTTCAGGGAATCGCTCTTTTCAGCGCATGCGGTGAGTGCCACCACCGGCACCGGCGTGCGCCCCCGTTGCCGTTCCCACTCTCGCAGAGCCCGGGTAGCGGTGTAGCCGTCCATCACCGGCATCTGGATATCCATCAGCACCAGGTCGAAGTCTTCGGCCATGAACATGTCCAGCGCCTCTTGGCCGTTGCCGGCACTGCATACTTGGTGGGATGCGCCGCGAAGGAAGGCGGCGATCAGCAGCCGGATGTCCTCCGCATCCTCGGCCACCAGCACCCGTAGCGGAGCGACGGATTCCGATTCCTTCTCCTGGCCGTCGGCGGGTGCCTGCCGGTCGCCGGTAATGGTGAGACAGAACGGGATCGTCACAATGAAGCGGCTTCCCCTGCCTTCGTAACTCTCCACGGTGATGTCGCCGTCCATGGCTTCGATAAGCCCTTTGGCGATGGCAAGCCCGAGGCCGGTTCCGCCGAAGAGCTTGGAAGTTTCGGGCGATCCCCGGTCATAGCGTTCGAATATTCCGCCCAGTCTGTCGACCGGGATACCGATACCCGTGTCTTCAATGACGAAGCGTATCATTGCCAGCGATGAAGCCGTCAGCGGGTCGGGGACCCTCTCGACGCGGATCGTTACCGCCCCCTCCCGGGTGAATTTTATTGCATTCCCGGCAAGATTGACGATCACCTGCTGGACCCGCGCCTGATCGCCCAAAAGGCGCGATGGGACATCCGGCGACACCTGCCACGAGAGCTCCAGTCCCTTGCGCTGTGCCTGCCAGAGAAGCTGGGTTCCCGTGGCTGCAACAAGGCCGGCCAGGTCGAAGGGAAGGCTTTCCAGGCGCAAATGGCCGGCTTCCAGGCGTGACGTGTCCAGAATGTCGTTCACGAGACAGAGAAGGAGCTCATTGGCG
Protein-coding regions in this window:
- a CDS encoding ABC transporter permease, translating into MAGIEKYRSIIDFTLSSLLRRKGKNSALLFVYTLVVFLLASLMLYTQALRREAAAVLADAPELVVQRIMAGRHDLIPVDYSEKIREIRGVRSVRARLWGYYYDPLFGANYTLMVPEQFTWEPGSVAVGNGLTRSSMAAKDNIMPFYDHTGTLVTFTVAEVLPPSTEMVSADLVLMGTDDFRTLFGVPQGMATDLVVEVANPVEVPTIAGKIVKLLPDTRPISRDEILRTYDAVFNWRSGIMLAVLCGALLSFFIFAWDKATGLSAEERKEIGILKAVGWDTGDVLVMKFGEGAIISLTAFLVGGTLAYGHVFFTSAALFGPVLKGWSVLYPSFRLVPHVDFGQLAVLFFLVVVPYTVATIVPAWRAATVDPDSVMRG
- a CDS encoding ABC transporter ATP-binding protein encodes the protein MISLHDVSKIFNSGKANEYAALRGITVDIAPCRVTVLKGPSGSGKTTLLSILGGMARPTTGRIVLFDREITSLPERFLSDIRRRTFGFIFQQFNLIRGISLLENVMIPAYPMGERHGLLKARAMSTLEVYGLAGRAATRVELLSGGEMQRAAIARALINDPPVIIADEPTAHLDTKLSGEFLDHMTRLKDEGKTIIMASHDPLVIDAGLVDRIVAIRDGRLADGAAP
- the yhbY gene encoding ribosome assembly RNA-binding protein YhbY produces the protein MLTGKQKRHLRGLGHSLAPVITIGKGEISEALVKETDEALEHHELIKVKILESCLLDRHEAAEELASACGAEVAQVLGRTFLLFRRAQEPKLELPKAK
- a CDS encoding Hpt domain-containing protein, producing the protein MAGRPPRTYRVKVDPELIDIVPVFIERRRQDVASLHDALAHGDSSLIRKIAHNIKGAGSSFGFDAVSAIGELIELAAAQGRWPAVAYFINLLARYLETVEPVCE
- a CDS encoding ATP-binding protein, yielding MMLQRSSGQHQTNDNGSDSRHGFVSSTDLNRIRDLECRLADLLGENERLRAVEQELRTAATAAEAATTAKSELLAHVSHEIRSQLQLISGAVDLFRQTRLDEIQRHYLEGFQHANELLLCLVNDILDTSRLEAGHLRLESLPFDLAGLVAATGTQLLWQAQRKGLELSWQVSPDVPSRLLGDQARVQQVIVNLAGNAIKFTREGAVTIRVERVPDPLTASSLAMIRFVIEDTGIGIPVDRLGGIFERYDRGSPETSKLFGGTGLGLAIAKGLIEAMDGDITVESYEGRGSRFIVTIPFCLTITGDRQAPADGQEKESESVAPLRVLVAEDAEDIRLLIAAFLRGASHQVCSAGNGQEALDMFMAEDFDLVLMDIQMPVMDGYTATRALREWERQRGRTPVPVVALTACAEKSDSLKTIEAGCTSHLSKPIRKDTLLRTVAELARQ